The proteins below are encoded in one region of Pseudobacteroides sp.:
- a CDS encoding SH3 domain-containing protein, whose product MMCSVKVDFVEYPQWYSIEKETGKTIDKLTNTKELAFYLKNSNEFIRRLAILRINHLKLKDSINVLMEVMDDLLESDINKELAAWTIKSIISKWGLELFINHRILNKYTGNEKTLGIMSLKIEDKWSDSLKFEFSETFLKDELESDTENLRQNEDLQLEFNFSPKEWFLVLSEQIAKNIRDNWMRVPGIVVRLLRKLAALIIPILIILPVKAVFRGFNRLIQVIKNKSRSKNYTNHSKNKTDSDFSINLLDSTAARKPYRDIRDQKAGFMELMKNAAFNVVYVILTPLRLVLRYRKWELAVLVLLYLFFTYTYPGRVFVHKYTGMDLQEKQSQVLKYSKTAVNNMVFKAEGIFKSLYNSVIIASPEPAQVIEKTPVPHSQSKQLKFIVTAKKGLNLRQAPDSTSNKPAIGLLKYNSTVVYLNKSQTDKNGVKWYLIKATNGKQGWASSKYLKEIRSDM is encoded by the coding sequence ATGATGTGTTCTGTAAAAGTTGATTTTGTTGAGTATCCCCAGTGGTATAGCATTGAAAAGGAAACCGGTAAAACAATTGATAAATTGACAAATACCAAAGAGCTTGCTTTTTATTTGAAAAATTCCAATGAATTTATAAGGCGGCTGGCAATATTAAGAATTAACCATCTTAAGCTTAAGGATTCCATTAATGTTCTCATGGAAGTTATGGATGATTTGTTGGAAAGCGATATAAATAAGGAATTAGCTGCATGGACAATCAAATCAATAATAAGCAAATGGGGACTTGAACTCTTTATAAACCATAGGATTCTCAATAAGTACACCGGTAATGAGAAAACACTTGGTATTATGAGTCTTAAAATTGAGGATAAATGGTCTGACTCGTTAAAATTTGAATTTAGTGAAACATTTCTAAAGGACGAGCTGGAATCCGATACCGAGAACCTGAGACAAAATGAAGACTTGCAGCTTGAATTCAACTTTTCACCAAAGGAATGGTTTTTGGTATTGTCAGAGCAAATAGCAAAAAACATCAGAGATAACTGGATGAGAGTTCCGGGCATAGTTGTAAGGCTTTTAAGAAAATTGGCCGCATTAATTATTCCCATTTTGATTATATTGCCTGTTAAAGCTGTTTTTAGAGGATTTAATCGGCTAATTCAAGTGATAAAAAATAAGAGCCGAAGTAAAAATTATACCAATCACTCCAAAAATAAAACCGATTCAGACTTTTCGATTAATTTACTTGACAGCACTGCTGCACGAAAACCATACAGGGATATACGGGATCAAAAAGCCGGTTTTATGGAATTGATGAAAAACGCAGCCTTTAATGTGGTATATGTAATTTTAACTCCATTAAGGTTGGTCTTAAGATATAGGAAATGGGAATTGGCAGTATTGGTGCTGCTGTATTTGTTTTTTACCTACACATACCCAGGAAGAGTCTTTGTTCATAAATACACAGGCATGGATCTTCAGGAAAAACAAAGTCAGGTTTTAAAGTACTCAAAGACAGCTGTTAATAACATGGTGTTCAAAGCTGAAGGTATTTTTAAATCACTCTATAATTCAGTAATAATCGCTTCACCTGAACCTGCTCAGGTCATTGAAAAGACGCCTGTTCCACACTCCCAAAGCAAACAGTTGAAATTTATTGTAACAGCGAAAAAAGGGCTGAACTTAAGACAAGCCCCTGACTCCACCTCAAATAAACCTGCTATAGGCTTGCTCAAATATAACTCTACTGTAGTATATTTAAATAAATCCCAAACTGACAAAAACGGTGTAAAGTGGTATTTGATAAAAGCAACTAATGGAAAACAAGGGTGGGCGTCCTCAAAGTATCTTAAGGAAATAAGGAGTGACATGTGA
- a CDS encoding FAD-dependent oxidoreductase codes for MKKRVATILAVALTAIILLLVLCINVLQWEQVKYVDVEGYLAEDGTPDFIKDIKLRMVCDEKVKAGSIISKAYGFKKLPANISKYIGEPLYINCVTKYQSASITIKYNPLKIDGFDINRLTVLRYDDEIKKFQVLRTILNRDNNSLEFQTLHLGEFVLVENKGDLHIGEYINESTEKSDTAGKKTYSTNIVYDAVIYGGTSAGVIAACKAARLGLSVILVSKDAHLGGMSASGLSLTDVKDVDAIGGMAEEYYLRGIIYYFKKFKSFGGYDEKTRKELARINKYRTFEPHAAENIFNELLKEENVTVLYGRLDLSNGVEVHNKNIKSIRTEAGDVIRGRTFIDASYEGDLMAKAGVSYTVGREDNSTYGERYNGIQYQTAYSSQQLPPGIDPYIDKYKPELGFINGIKELYNEEGTGDKGIQAYCFRMCLTDNISNMVDYRDYNNDGIRDHIEPPPNYNKDDYELLFRYIEAEKNGRLSKSNFDKGLNTFFCLDTLPNDKIDANNCGPVSTDYIGFNYSYPEAGYGLREAIIKRHEDYQRGFLWTLQFSKDSRIPDYIKNFYKKYGLAKDEFADNDNWPYQLYIREARRMVSDYVMTEYNCFGTKVAPDSIGLASYPMDSHNVQRYVYTHNYVKYVQNEGCLFMDDLSEPRWPISYRSLVPKKNECTNLIVPVAVSASHAAYGSIRMEPTFMIMAESAATAAKIAIQDFCSVQNVSYEKLKKELIAAGQILW; via the coding sequence ATGAAAAAAAGAGTGGCTACAATACTTGCAGTTGCATTAACGGCAATAATCCTTCTCTTGGTATTGTGCATCAATGTATTGCAGTGGGAACAGGTAAAGTATGTTGACGTTGAAGGTTATTTGGCAGAAGACGGGACACCAGATTTTATAAAAGATATAAAGCTAAGAATGGTTTGTGATGAGAAGGTTAAGGCTGGCAGTATAATATCAAAAGCATATGGATTTAAAAAGCTTCCGGCAAATATATCTAAATATATCGGTGAACCTCTTTATATAAACTGTGTGACAAAATATCAATCAGCAAGCATTACAATAAAATATAATCCGCTAAAAATTGATGGATTTGATATAAATAGGCTTACTGTACTGAGATATGATGATGAAATTAAGAAATTTCAAGTTCTTAGGACTATTCTCAATAGAGATAATAATTCATTGGAGTTTCAAACCTTGCATTTGGGGGAATTCGTACTGGTTGAAAACAAAGGTGATTTACACATCGGTGAATACATAAACGAGAGTACAGAAAAGTCAGATACTGCAGGCAAAAAAACATATTCCACTAATATTGTTTATGATGCAGTAATCTACGGAGGAACATCGGCAGGGGTTATAGCTGCATGTAAAGCAGCAAGGCTCGGATTATCCGTAATACTCGTGTCTAAAGACGCCCATCTTGGGGGAATGAGTGCCTCAGGGCTTAGTTTGACGGATGTTAAGGACGTTGATGCGATTGGAGGCATGGCGGAGGAATATTATTTAAGGGGTATAATCTATTATTTTAAAAAATTCAAATCTTTTGGCGGATATGATGAGAAAACAAGAAAAGAATTGGCAAGAATCAATAAATATAGAACTTTTGAGCCCCATGCAGCGGAAAACATATTCAATGAATTGCTTAAAGAGGAAAATGTCACCGTATTATACGGGAGACTCGATCTTAGTAATGGTGTTGAGGTCCATAATAAAAATATAAAATCAATAAGGACTGAAGCGGGGGATGTAATAAGAGGCAGAACATTTATCGATGCTTCATATGAGGGTGACTTGATGGCAAAAGCCGGAGTATCCTATACCGTTGGCCGTGAGGACAATAGTACATACGGTGAGAGATATAACGGCATCCAGTATCAAACCGCATACTCTAGCCAACAACTGCCCCCCGGCATTGATCCCTATATTGACAAGTATAAGCCGGAGCTGGGATTTATAAATGGAATTAAGGAGCTGTATAATGAGGAAGGTACTGGAGATAAGGGAATACAGGCTTATTGCTTTAGGATGTGTCTCACTGATAATATTTCAAACATGGTCGACTACAGGGACTACAACAATGACGGCATAAGGGATCATATAGAGCCGCCGCCAAATTACAATAAAGATGATTATGAGCTTTTATTCAGATACATAGAGGCCGAGAAAAACGGGAGGCTTAGTAAAAGTAATTTCGATAAAGGGTTAAACACGTTCTTTTGCCTTGACACATTGCCCAATGATAAAATAGATGCCAATAATTGCGGACCGGTTTCAACCGACTACATCGGATTTAATTATTCATATCCCGAAGCAGGTTATGGATTAAGAGAGGCAATTATAAAAAGGCATGAGGATTATCAGAGAGGGTTTTTATGGACTCTTCAATTTTCCAAAGATTCTAGAATTCCGGATTATATAAAAAATTTCTATAAAAAATACGGGCTTGCAAAAGATGAATTTGCAGACAATGACAATTGGCCGTACCAGCTTTATATAAGAGAAGCTCGAAGGATGGTTTCAGATTATGTTATGACAGAATATAACTGTTTTGGAACAAAAGTTGCTCCGGACAGTATCGGTCTTGCATCATATCCAATGGATTCACACAATGTCCAGAGATATGTCTATACTCATAATTATGTAAAGTATGTTCAAAACGAAGGCTGTCTTTTTATGGATGACTTATCCGAACCACGTTGGCCTATAAGCTATAGGTCTTTAGTACCTAAAAAGAATGAATGCACAAACCTGATTGTTCCTGTAGCTGTGTCAGCTTCCCATGCAGCCTACGGATCAATCAGGATGGAACCTACTTTTATGATTATGGCCGAATCGGCTGCCACAGCTGCTAAAATTGCCATACAAGATTTTTGCTCTGTTCAGAATGTTTCTTATGAGAAACTCAAAAAAGAATTGATAGCTGCCGGACAAATTTTGTGGTAG